The Chaetodon trifascialis isolate fChaTrf1 chromosome 11, fChaTrf1.hap1, whole genome shotgun sequence nucleotide sequence TCAAGTGACCTGAAGCTAATTTGAGTTTAAAGCTCATACAAGCAATCAGTGGCACACATATCGATCAGGACAATTGCAGTTATGGGAGGCTGTTTGTTGTCTATAAAGtaaatgtttttatctttaaaagTCTAAAAGTGGTGGAGCCTctaacacagaaatataaataatCTCCACTAACACAGCTCTCAAAATATTCATGTACGTGTGAAACTGCACCATCAACACTGAAGGttacattcatttaaatgtgGACCTCCCTGCAAATGACTCAAGCTGGTGTGTGCTTTCATGTTACTGCAGCATGCTCCAGAAAGCCACCTTTCATATTTACACGTACATTCATCTCAGACTGAAAGTGTGTGGGTGATGCTCTCTCCATTTCTGCACAGGAATGTCAAAACCTCAAACTAGACACCAAAACTCTTTAACGGTCAAATCTGCTGCAGGGGCTGAAAGCATATCAGATGGTGGTCTCATCATCCTTGCAAAGAGTATGGAAACCTTTGAAACCACTACTGTCTCCCACAGATATAACCTGACCTGCTTTGCAGCGGTGCATGCACGAGATGCATGACCTCAGTAAGCTGCTGCTCCTAACGATTGTTCACAAAGGTCAACCTGCTGCAGGCTCATGACTATGCATTGCTTACCAactgttatttttattacaatGGCATTCATATTCGAAACCTCCAACAGCCCTCAGTTACAAataagcaaaagaaaatgctaaaGCAACACGCAATATTTGAGCCTTTATCCTGTTTTGCAGCATTACATCCATGCAGTTTATGATAAGTAAACATGCCATGCCATACCTCTTTAGGGGCGTCCGATTCAATAAAAATCGTATAAATATATTTGGCTTTGGACAGCAGCTTTGTCTCAGAATCAATGGTCTTGTATTCTTCACAGGCCAACCAGAACTCAATGTTTTCCTCACTGAACTCTGTCCTGAGGAACTGAGAGAAGGTTTCCACCCCATCTGATgtagacaaacagagacacagttaGTTACAAGAGTTACACAATACAAAGATGGACAACTGAATATCTGTATTTTGGGTATGATTGCAGCAGGATGTTTTCAGGAGACATAGAGTGTCCATAATGTCCTCATCCAAAAGTTGCTGAAATGGCCCCACGGCACTAAATTAGATCACTTAAATATCCTTTAACACGTTTATCTTCATTATAAGGCACAGACTGTGTTAACCATTCCAAAATTAGCTCATACCGTGGTTTACACTGTGGCGCTAAAGTGCAACTCCTGTGATTATGAGGAAGCTGCACAGTTTCTGTATTGCTATCTGTGCTAACAAAGATTAAAAGATGTAGTGAAactctcactgctctccacATTAACTATTTATTGCCTCTGGCACGCCTTTACAGTTTCCAATTCAAATGGAGCAAATAGTTTGACAGCAGAAGAAACTGTTGTGGACAGCAATTTGACACATTCTTGAGAAGTTTGGGGCATTAAACTGACCCGAGTGCTTTAGCAGTTCTTCAAAGGAGTCACTCCATTGCAAAGCTGCCTCGGGTAAGatgctgcaaaagaaaaataaataaataaaaaaaatcagagatgCGGTCAGTTCTTCCCTGATTATActgcaaaaaaatgttttagattCTCATGAGATGTCTTGATGTCATGTTTCTAGAAGTGTGCAATGAGTGATCGAAGGTGCTGGAAATATAggttaataatgaataatactTGTCAAAAACAACTCTGCCAGTATATGAAATTAATGGATTTTGCCTCACTTGCTTGGTGGCATATCTGTCTTTTTATGGGGACTGACGTTTTCATGAGAGCCTGACTTGGTGAGGAAAAGGCTTAGTcgactcttcctctctttgtctttctgtctgcaaaCAGAGGTTAAAAATACATCAGGTTGTACAAACTGCCGTATGCGCAGCTTTCACGCCGTTCATCAAATCAGCACCTTAACCCAAGAattcctcctcacacacaaatTTCTCTAGTGTCTTACATGACGCTATAAGTTACACAACATCTTTGTGGTCCAGGTCACATGTGCCCACATGTTTAAAGAAAAAGGCAGCCGACTCCTCATGGAGGACGGCAGCTTCAAAAAGTCTAACAGTGTCAGCAACAGTGGCCTTGATTCACACTCAGACAAGGTAGTATGTAGAAACATCACATCTCCATTATGATGCTGTTAGGCAACTGTTGAGTAAAATAAAACGTTGATACACAGAAAGAAACTGTTCCTTGTTCTCTTTACTAGTGACAAAAGTCACACTACTCAGATTTCTGACATTAGCTGCAACATTTACTAAATCTTAACATGAAATTACTcaagtaaaaacatgaaaataactgAGGTTCACACACCAACCTGCTACTATCGTCCTTCATCTTTGGTGACTGCAAGTCTTCTGGACCAAGCATTTTGAAATATGCTTCCTCCTTCGGGGCCATGTAGTTGAATTGAGGAAATAGAAAAAGAAGCGTCTCCatgctgttctgtctgtgtctggcGTGTGAAGCGACAGGCCACAAATAGCTCTCTGAAAATTTCTTAACCCATCACTTGATGAACCACCTGGTCTTTTATAAAGCCTgttcacatttcatttcctaTACCTTTTGCTCTACTTCCTGTAATGGTGCAACCACTTACTGCTAACCGCTCCATCAGTGATACAGAAAACCCCTTTAGCTCAACATCCTGTCAATTGTTTACTTAGaaatttgaaaaagaaagctgcttattcattggtttgtttgttggtttttgcTCAAGGTAGCATCTTGTCTTAATTATTAGGGAACATTATTGACTCGTTCTGACCCATACAGAAGCAATTATGACTTCATAACCCAGGTAAcgtaaaaacagctgctgaattTTGGTAGGTTCTGTGTATTCACTGTCTTTGCTGCAGATGGATCAGATGGTTGACATTGTTTATGAATCATATCGAGTTGCTAAATGTGAGATCCTGGACATTATAAGAAAGATCGTATGCTTAACTTGCACTTGCACTGCCAGCAAGGCCAGACActgcagagatggaaagaatgaaatgtaatgaataataaaaatgtgtctgtgcagagTCTGGGCTCAGCTCTTTCCAGAACATCAGAGCCTTAATGGAGACAGACAAACTCACTGTGACACAATGGAGAGCAACAGGGAATAAGGTGCGTTCTGGGGCAGATGGAGACAAATGTGATGTCTCTGTTACGAAGAGACTGAAATTGTCTTTAAAGATACCAGTAGAGAACCATGATGATGTTCCTTTAGTTCTGACAAGAAATGAATTGATAAAAAGCAGCAGTTCGACCACGACCAGTTCACTTATTTTAAAGATCACCTTTCactcactgttttgtttgtgttttgcttattttttaGGTAATTTGGATGTTTGGCCTTCACTGTGCACAATGTTTGGAAGACAATCCTGGTCCAATCCTGGTCTAACTTGAAGCCTGcaatgcacatactgtactctGAGGGTTAAGATTGTGATACTGTAAAGCACTATTTTATGTTTCAATGCAAATTAGGCCTGTATTTGGTGTAACTGTGGACTGAAACAAACACCCCAGTAGAATTAAAGATCAGATTGGACTTAACACATACAAATTGTCAGCATCTATTTTGGGACAATTAACAAAAATGACTGGCCAAGAAAGACAACATCCACAGATGTACCCATGATTGTAGCACTGATGCAACATACCAATACTAGTTTATGGAACTGTTACATTGGGCTCATTCAAGTGGATAAATATTAGCGGTTTGGGTTTTTTAGGATAAATCATGACAGTAAGAGCAAAGGAGACTTGACAAAACACCTAAAGAGGAAGCACAGAGTTCAAAGAGTTTGCTAATACTAGCAACAACCACTGACCTTGCAGCAAATGCTGGAGTAGATGTCCAGAAACAACCCAAggtcagtaaacacagtaaCACAAGCTCTTACTCAGCGCATTACTCTCAATGACTGTTCATAATATGGGGTTTTGTCACCGTCTTAGCATTTTGGAGACCAGGTAGATGCAAAGCAAATTTTGGAAACTAGCAATAAAGTAGATGTAAAGACGTGAGTGGGTGCAAACAGACGCAAAGTCACCCGTAGTGGCCTGAACTTAGATGAAGACATGTCCACAgaagttgaaaatgtttcagtgtgAGTGAACATTTTGCACGTATCTCAACCTTCATGAACCCAATTCATAAAACTATGTAAACAAGTCTGGATGGAAATGATTTAAGGAAAATGAGTTCCTGGTAAGTTTTAAGATGTCACACTCATACTAcaggcacacagcagcacacgcGGTTAATGCATACATTGATAACCGAGGTGCAGCTACGTGGAGCTGGCCAGCATAGACCGCACGAACAGTTAAGCATTcaaagtcacacaaacacaacaaagtgaAAATTGTCTTTACTTGTCATACACCCATATAACTTCAGGCTAAATCGAGGCCTTTCTCTATCTTTGCATTAAATCAACACCCATTGATTAAAAGAGACAAGTTCTGTACTGCAAATGCATGTATGCAGCTCCAGCCCAGTGGGCCGGTTAACTGAAGCTGCAGTATCCTTTCCCTTCAGGTAAACAGAAGACTGCTGAATCATTGAAAGCAAATTAAATTGCAGTCATTTAGCTTCGCTGTATGTATTTGCCTCTTGTCAACATACCAGATGAGAGAACCAACAAaatcaatacacacacagagccaagaAGGTTCTCCCGCCAGCTGGGCACAAAAGATTAGGATTGTGTTATGTGATCATTTTGAAATAATATTCCCATTTACAGTTTTAATTATGTATCTATTTCACCGGCACTAGGTCTTGTTGTTGGTTCTCCTTCTGCAATGAGACTGTACATAGTTAGCAaagactgaaggaaaaaaaaaagaagaggttTGTGTGAAAGCAATAAAGCTCAGGGGCAGAGTTTGCAGTGTCACTGAACTAAGCTATGAATATTATCTGCACACAATGAACTGTCACATTAAAATTAAATCACATGAAATCTGGTAGGTGCTGGTTAATGTATATATACCCAGCACTGCATGACTGTCCTCATTTTGTTCCTGTATTATGGCATCACTAAACAGAAGTGTACATTTTTAgtgaaaatatgcaaatgtatcTTCATGAATGTGCTTTGCATGCTGCTCGTTGAAAAGGGAAGTGATGGAGTTGAAACTGCAAAGTGCTGACGCAAGTGAAGGGGGAAGGAGGGCCGGTACTTCCTGtctgaaaacatctgtttatGTAGGTCTAGTCTGACCGGtatagctgcacacacacagttgtctttccatcacttttggagACATAACGTTGACTTACATGTATGTCCAGGAGACCTACCATAAGCACAACCATAACCAGTACTTGCCTAATCCTAACCCAAACCTAACTTTTACAACCCTGCGCAACCCACTGGCACTACAAATAGCCATAGGATGGGCTAAGAAACGCTATGGACCAAGACTCAGACCAGAAACAATACAAGAGGACCCCTTAGAAGACGGCAACCCCAGAAAGCACATCCGTATAGAAGCTCAGATCCACGCCCTACACAACCAAGCACAGGCAAACTTAGAGACCCACACTATCACCCACAACAGAAGTTCTAATGTTGCAGTAGAAATTAATGACAAAATTTCCCCTTTCAGCTCACCTCACACAGTGACTACCGGTGCCCGGGCTGGCCCAACGGAGCAACAGACCCCACCCAAACCCAAAACCCAACCCCAGGAGAGGCAAAAATGATGAGCGGGTCACAAAAGGTTACTAATACCTAAATGATGAGCGGGTCACAAAAGGTTACTAATACCTTaaacctcctcttcctcctccccccagAAGATAACCCAGATCGAACCCGCCCCCCCTCACCAACGGGGTGGGGTGCTGCTGTCCCCTTGGGCCACCCGGGGACTGGACACGCAGTCACCCATGGACACCGGCTCCAGCCCAACACATCCCCGACCCCCCTCTTCCCCAGCCATATACAAAGCCCAATATCACATCACCAGGCCCAACAGAAAAGTGCAGGACTGGGccttcagaggaagaaaaccCATCTTGGTACTCGGTGACTCAAACATTAACAGATTCCCACCCCATAATAACCCACAAATCCAGTTGGACAGTTACCCAGGAGCCAACATTTACCACTTCCTGAAAATATGTGAGAAGACCCCAACACGAAAATAGTCATCCTTTCCATTGGAGTCAACAATAAGGACCAGGACCCGAAACAGACGTCTTGCAAGCAACTTAAAGCACTCTTCAAGCAAGCCTCCATGACCTTCCCCAACGCCGACATCTACTTCCCCATAATGAACTTTTCTCGGAACCTCACCCACACAAAATTTTTCTCAACAATAATGACTTCTGTTTCAACGACAAACACTTTCTCCAGATCCACGGGACAGCCATGGGCCAGAGGTTTGCACCATCCTATGCCAATCTCTACATGAGCGAGTGGGAGCGAGAAGCCTTGGCCAAGTGTACATACAAACCCTTGGTGTATCTCTGGTTCCTAGATGACATATTCAGCATTTGGCAACGTGACATGGCACTTTTTCCAGAATTTATAAAAACACTCAACAGCCAACACCCTTCCATACGACTTAAACACACCTTGGATCCACAACAGGTCCATTTTTTAGACAAATCAAGGTTTATTTTAAAGCTacggacacacatgcactgctCCATAAATCCAGCTACCACCCAAAGCACACatttagaaagaaagaagaaagaaagaaacgtactttattgatcacatcacacagtgagttagttgcacactacacgccatgcttcttgtgaaattatatttccgcatttgacccatccttggactgTGGATCCgccgcggcagaccaggagtggtgggctgccagctgctagccgatgccggtgcccgcgcccggggacccatctttttttgtcaccattgtttaggtggtgatcttgcgtgtttttagtgggggttattacggaggaaaccccgggtgaacacggggagaacatgcaaactccacacagaaaattTAAAGGACTAATTAAATCCCTCTGGACGATAAAGTATAACACTCTGGCCTCTCTCGATCCCACCCACTCAACCCAGTGTGGGTTTCCACCCCAGGTCCCCAACGCAGAGCCCCCTCCAGTTCCAATACCCCCCGGGTTCTGTCATGGGTCCTCCCCGGACACAGACCAGGATTGGAATCCCAGCCCCACCGGCACACATCTGAACCCGAGCCCCTACCAGAACCAGGGTTTGCATCCCACCCctaagtcttcaccctaaaatgtaatgatttacattatgggggcgttttgtccccataatgAAGACCTGTCCCCACATTGTGACTGTGTAAACGGATTCATGCTGCCACAGTGTGAGTAATgcatgtctacacacacacacacacacacacacacacacacacacacacacacacatacctacaCACTTctgcacgtgcacgcacacaaacacacacgcaaagagttgaaatttctttaaaaaatctACATAATTTGCAATATTCCATTTCCTGCATTCAAATGCCACATGAACAATATGCCTCGGTGGGATTGCTTTCATCTAAAAATGGGACACTTTATCACACTCAAGTGTGATGAAGAGAAAGACATTTGGGTGCTCAGCAGAGAGGCTGGGCATTGTTACGGCCTTGATCTTTCCCAAGAGGGTACAGTATGTCAAACCAGGATGGATGACTGAAGAacttcttttatttcctttcataATCTGCTGTACTAGATATGCTATTTGATGTATAAGATTTGAATTATTTTAAGCTTCTACCCTATTTTTGATATCAAAATTGTATCatccactcattcattcatgaaatgATTTtataaaaagaaaggaaaaaagtttTATTTGAGAGAATGTATGTCAGCTTGGAGATTTGCCATTCGCCCATGCATGATTTCAGATTGCACCACAGTAATGGGAAGAAGTGCAGTGACTAGACCAAACAGGCTGAGTGCAGCTACTGTAACAGGTAAAAATGGTTATCATGTCATGGTGTTAGGATGAATATGATTTAGGTGTGGGTTTGGTGTGATTATGAGTGTGTGATGTACCCTTTATGATAGATGGCTGTGCAATTCATCTAACATTCATAAATGTGAGTTTGTAACCTGAGACATCAGAGGACTGAAATCAATTCCCATACCTTAACCATATGCTATTTGCTGTAGACATGATCTTTCCTTCACCTTAACTGTACCATTGTTTCCATGTGCAGATTTTGTGAGACTttaaaaatctttgtattgaaTGTAAGTTTAGAGAGTTGTCCAATATCAAACTTCTCCCTCTGCTCGAAAATTCAGCAAAGCCTGCAAGCTAGTTCCAGCCTTCAGCGGCCCGGCTGCTGCACTCATTGCCAGCATCCACCTGTTGGTTCTGAGTCTCCATTTCCCTGAGAGGGCAAGTTATTATTGTCACTTTCCACTCTGTGCTGAGCTTGGTGTTTCCTCATGGAGAGTCTATAAACTGTACAGATTCTTTATGCACATAATTATCCATTCCATATGAGTTGACTGACTAAACTGTGCTGAGAACCAGAACACACCAGAATACTGATGTGATGTCAGAGGCTTACATGTAAGCATGGGTCCCACGTGAGTTAGTGATAGGCCGGCATTTTGGTAACGCATATAGAACCCATTAACATCTGTATATTGACTCCATACACTGTATGTCTCCAGGTGTGTCTGCTCACATGGGTCACTAACGAGGTGAAGCAGGAGGGGCTCTGAAAGCAGGCCATAGATGAGATTCTTCTCTTGGTTGCCATGTGGGCTGAACATGAGTTGGTGTACAATTCAACTCATGGAAATCTACATTGTAAATCCAACTTATTCCACAATCCTCTACCACGCCCACCCAAACTGTATCTAAatattgatttcttatactACAACTCACTTAGACAAGCATCACGGTTGTTGCCTGTGTGAGCAGAACAACATTTTCCCACCACTGCAGCAAAGTAAGTTCAATACCCAGTTGTGGTGCTTTTCAGCTTCAGGCTTGCAGTTGTGCAGATGGTGTTGCTGCACTAATGACTCCTACTGGGTGGTTGGGTTGCTTGTGCAgtgaatgcaaaacaaaattaaaatattatatGGAACCTGTTGGGCATAAATGAGCCCGCCTTGCATCGAACATGAGCCCAATTACATGGACACAAGCATTCTGTGTGAGATTTACGCACATTGGCTGTACGTGAAGCTCTCCTTGGCTCCATTAACAGCCCTCATGTGTAGACCATGGAGTTACTGTATTATGGAGTTAGTGGACAAATGGGACCAATCGCAGACATGTAGGCTAGGTATTGTATCTTAAGTACATAATAATTCCGGTCAAAAAATGGTAACTTTTACATTTTGGGGTTGTAAAGCcttctcatgtttttgtcatAAAACACCTAAAGCCCATTGAATTGTTTTTAGAGTTCCCAATGAGGCCCTAGAAATCACCACACCCCAAGGTAACTCTGTCGTATTTGCTTCAAGTGTGGAGACTTGCTCCCTGCAATGGCATTAATGTTTGTCTATACATTAACTGGAAAAACCTATTGACAAAGtgaagaaaatcagaaaatgatATGTTACATAATGTTAATGATAGTGTTGTTTCCTTGGCTATTTATGGTGCCTATGAATGGAAAGCTCTACATATTATTTCTAGCCAATGATATTTTTCTACTAGATCATATCATATTTACAACAATACCAATAATCATACATCTAAGCTAACTCTGTCCAGTGTCATTCTTAGTTTATACTGTATGGTGGGGCACTGAGCACCCCAGCTGTTGAACGTGTACACCATCAGTAACACTGCAGCTCCATAACAGGCAGAGCCAATGTGCTGCTTATACATCAAATCCATGTGTGTTTCCACATTAGAAACAAAAAAGTGCTGAGCCTGAGGGTAATGCAGAGCAGCATTTCACCAAATGGTACTTTTCTCCACTCTGCCCAGGATCTTATATTTCTAATCACAAGCTGTGTACAAATGGATCCCTCCAaaaactggttttattttcacagaaacacacttgaATATGTTGTAATAAGACCTGACCAGAAGGagattgaaaaaaacaaaacaacttttgTGCTCACATTATGTGTTTCTTATCTAATTCAAAATGAATGCACAGCGTTTCTGGCCTGAAGGATTAAATCTGTTCAAGTACTCTGCGCGTTTGAAACGGTTCTCACAGGTTTGGCTGGTTCACAGCTTTGCGATCAGGCGTGGGATCTCCCTCATTAGACTTTACAAGAAGGTTGTGAGCTTCCAGGAAATGAGCTCCGCTTTTAGCTGATGTGTCTGAGAAGCAGACGGCTGAGGCTGTACACAGCAACATGGCCTCACACCGGTGACATCATTTCCCTGTCAGTGAGTCACGCAGGTGCTCCCTCCACAGATGAAAGGCGTGCTTGCATTTTGGTGCAAACTGTCAGCTCACAACATGAAGTGAATGGGGAATGCACAGGAAAGCACAGAAATGTTTGCTCCGGTTTAATTTGAAATGGCTTTGATATGGGAAATGAGTCATCAACACATATTCAGGATGTGTTGATTCTGTTGTACTGAAGCAATGTCAAATTTAGGAATTTACACTGTAGCATTTTTCTCAAATATTATTAGAAACATCTTCAGGAATCTGATTGAAAATAGGAGGCATCAGCTTTTTTCAGATAAGCTAGTCACAGAAATCATAAAGTAATATTGATTTGTTCTGGACAAACtttgaaaatgtatgaaaatcaGACAATATGAGAAGTTTAGAGGTCAGAGTTAGTAACTTATGGACTTCTGACACCTACAGTGAGGAGTCACAAGTAGACACTGGTTTATTTTAAGAGGTCACCAGccaaaaggttgggaaacactgtctTATGTGACTGCTTGGGTTACGGTATTACGGTATTGCGTTTACCTAAGAGACAAACAGCATGTGAGCCAGACTGCCTCCAGACATGGTTTAACAGATTCCATCACATTATCATCACAATGCATTTACACATTGCATCAACATGTGTCTTTCCTTGTCCGGATAACGTGTGTGGATGCAGCTTGCATCTTAATGCCAGATGTTAATGGGGTCTAGCGTGTGGCAATATGTTGGATATCAAAAGTGGCAAAGTGACAAGTGACAAACTTGCTCACTGACCAACACTAATGAACACAGCCCAGCAGATGCTTGTTGTACATGCCGTATGAGCCTTGCATAAGATGCTTTGACAGGCTTCACAGGCTCAATGCCGCCACCTGATGACATGTTGAGGAATCATAACACAACCAAAAGATGGACATCACCAAAACACATGTAGGGCCAGGTTCTTATGAGTATTCCAGTTTTCATGGGTATGAATTGCAACTGTGGAACACGAACAGATATTTTCCCAGTTGGCAGACTGGACGGAGACTCTAAACATGATGCAT carries:
- the rgs18 gene encoding regulator of G-protein signaling 18, with the protein product METLLFLFPQFNYMAPKEEAYFKMLGPEDLQSPKMKDDSSRQKDKERKSRLSLFLTKSGSHENVSPHKKTDMPPSNILPEAALQWSDSFEELLKHSDGVETFSQFLRTEFSEENIEFWLACEEYKTIDSETKLLSKAKYIYTIFIESDAPKEVNIDYTTKMAIQKTIAQPTKSCFEAAQMKVYSLMKKDSYPRFLHSDIYLRLTRKKGPGATMFRRRSRSCVFNDRGEATTEPSAW